In one window of Primulina tabacum isolate GXHZ01 chromosome 8, ASM2559414v2, whole genome shotgun sequence DNA:
- the LOC142554382 gene encoding protein XRI1 isoform X2 encodes MRWRVVSMVLGLRLLLKPADFSTGYLEDVLFEFNCKRRRLFLFAEHDQNQDLVDHSMMKCWTSNFMQDCCENFDGMSQITKRDTISEPLMDSQCTPDKENLYIRDPIVSSGANDHKKRSKRALAKVVMCPFALVKPGGFEGNVTLNDINKRILMPPTRAVRHPVGEFAARPLVSPEGPGLSGKAVVAFTKIQTHGRGTITIIRTRN; translated from the exons ATGAGATGGAGAGTAGTATCAATGGTACTTGGACTCCGCCTTCTGCTGAAGCCGGCTGATTTTTCAACGGGTTATCTTGAGGATGTTTTGTTTGAATTTAATTGTAAGAGAAGGCGACTGTTCTTATTCGCTGAACATGATCAAAACCAAGATTTAGTGGACCATTCCATGATG AAGTGCTGGACTTCAAATTTCATGCAGGATTGCTGTGAAAACTTTGACGGCATGAGTCAAATAACCAAGCGTGACACCATTTCAG AACCATTAATGGACTCTCAGTGCACACCAGATAAAGAGAATCTATACATCAGAGACCCTATAGTTTCTTCTG GGGCTAATGATCATAAAAAGAGGAGCAAAAGGGCATTGGCAAAGGTGGTCATGTGTCCATTTGCATTAGTGAAACCGGGAGGATTCGAAGGCAACGTGACATTAAACGACATCAACAAGAGGATCTTAATGCCACCGACAAGGGCCGTCCGCCACCCTGTTGGAGAGTTCGCCGCCCGGCCACTGGTGTCACCGGAGGGGCCGGGATTGTCTGGGAAGGCTGTGGTGGCATTCACTAAAATTCAGACCCATGGAAGAGGCACAATAACAATTATTCGAAccagaaactaa
- the LOC142554382 gene encoding uncharacterized protein LOC142554382 isoform X1, giving the protein MRWRVVSMVLGLRLLLKPADFSTGYLEDVLFEFNCKRRRLFLFAEHDQNQDLVDHSMMKCWTSNFMQDCCENFDGMSQITKRDTISDMRTPEEAVSDQTYDSLSSSLKEPLMDSQCTPDKENLYIRDPIVSSGANDHKKRSKRALAKVVMCPFALVKPGGFEGNVTLNDINKRILMPPTRAVRHPVGEFAARPLVSPEGPGLSGKAVVAFTKIQTHGRGTITIIRTRN; this is encoded by the exons ATGAGATGGAGAGTAGTATCAATGGTACTTGGACTCCGCCTTCTGCTGAAGCCGGCTGATTTTTCAACGGGTTATCTTGAGGATGTTTTGTTTGAATTTAATTGTAAGAGAAGGCGACTGTTCTTATTCGCTGAACATGATCAAAACCAAGATTTAGTGGACCATTCCATGATG AAGTGCTGGACTTCAAATTTCATGCAGGATTGCTGTGAAAACTTTGACGGCATGAGTCAAATAACCAAGCGTGACACCATTTCAG ATATGAGAACACCTGAAGAAGCAGTCTCAGATCAAACATATGATTCTTTATCTTCTTCTCTTAAAGAACCATTAATGGACTCTCAGTGCACACCAGATAAAGAGAATCTATACATCAGAGACCCTATAGTTTCTTCTG GGGCTAATGATCATAAAAAGAGGAGCAAAAGGGCATTGGCAAAGGTGGTCATGTGTCCATTTGCATTAGTGAAACCGGGAGGATTCGAAGGCAACGTGACATTAAACGACATCAACAAGAGGATCTTAATGCCACCGACAAGGGCCGTCCGCCACCCTGTTGGAGAGTTCGCCGCCCGGCCACTGGTGTCACCGGAGGGGCCGGGATTGTCTGGGAAGGCTGTGGTGGCATTCACTAAAATTCAGACCCATGGAAGAGGCACAATAACAATTATTCGAAccagaaactaa